Genomic window (Gadus morhua chromosome 3, gadMor3.0, whole genome shotgun sequence):
AGGGAGGTGAACCCAAGTGCAGCGATCAGACTCGGGGTAGGGGCAGAAGGAACCTTTACTTTGTCAAAACACGCAGACAGAAACAAATCTACAACCAACAAGGAACCAAGAAAATGAGCAGAACCTAGGTTACTAATACATGGCACACAGGTGACTAATTAACACAGGGGGCCAACATTAGACTTACAACACTAAGCAACAAGAGTTAGCAATAGGTATTGAGTGTGGTTGGGTCAGGCTGGTTACAGGAGGTATTGGAATCTTGCTCAATGATGCCGAAAGGGTAGGCTGTGGTCATTGGAGATTGAACCAAggacctttcagctgggagtcaaacaccttaGAATATCCTTAAGCTTTAAAACGCTATttagtaaacatagtatatgtatagtatttattctttaataaaataacatttattttaatttaggcAACAGGATTTTTCATATTATTTACTTACTATTACTTACCACCACACCATTTATTAGATAAGGTTCACACAACTTGCATAAATACATCTTACACTAATCCGCCACTTGTTCACATTGTACAtgtatgcctcgtttccacctaGTGGTGCGGTACGTGCGCTTCGGTGCGGCACAGTACGCTTATAATGGCGTTTCCATCGCCAAAAGCTGGACAGGGTTCCAAAATATGCGTGCTGAGCCACGCTGAGCCGCTCCCATTTTTCGGAATATCTCCGTCGGGTACCAACCGTCTCAAAGGGTGCCGAAGAGTGGAGCTAAacacgccgtccgttgattggtcgaccgAATTGTCACTTCCGTGggacagaagaagaaaaaaaacgaaacagcacccgcaaggtatttctgcAAAGGCTATACcttcgtttattgaagaaaatgtcccaaaaaaaaaaaagtttgccgtccttcttggacatcctccattgttgctctttgtttaatgtgtcgcgttCTTCTCATTTAATTGATTTTAGCAGGCTTCACTGTATCACGCTGCTATGGTGCCACAATGCTTACGTAGCTAcccgcggctatcgccatctggcttaaaccccgccctaccgTAACAAAGTGTACTGTCAGCAGTTGAAACGCGAGGCAGATTTAGCATAACCGAGCTGTCCCGCTCCGAGCCGCAAGGTACCGCCCCATTTTGCATGTTCACCCAAAGAGGGTAAGGTGTCCCAATTCTTGTTTGGATAGAGGGGTACGACCAAGTGGTAGGCCTCAATGTCCCTCAAAATGAAGGTTTCTCCGAGTGGCACACTCCAAGTGGCCTGGTGAATGATGCGTGTTCTTTAGTATTTTATAACTTTATGATGTTATTATGTATGATAGATTAATAGAGTGAAACACATGAGTTATGAACGATTCGCATGATAATACCACTATTTCCATAGTAGGCAATTTGATGATTTGCTGTTGAGAACCGCGAAAGGATGCCTACAGCCCACGCAACAGAAACCACCTCTTCTGAAGACGGCATTGTGAGATTCAAAATGTCCTGAAACAAAATTGTTGTATGTCTATGTAAACGCCACTAGTGTCTACTGCTGACGTAGCAGGCTCTTAAAGGGTTGTCCTATTTCACTAGCCTGGTGTTGCCAGGCTAACCTCTCTGTTTATTCACACTTTGACCAACGGGCcagaccaaaatgcctctggacgcAATTGGATAGGCCTACAACCAATCATCGACCCCAAACGGTCAACGCAGCACTGAGCGATGAATAAACATCAGTGACATCTTTCTTCTTAACAAAAGCTTTAGGTGCACTCGTTTGTTCTTGTTTAAGTGAAAACATACCATCCGGTTTGTTTAATACCGTCTCGACAGCGGAATCAACAGACTGCTCtacatcagcagcagccatctttgttgttgttgttcctttGCACCTTCATCTAATTTATTCAGCCTCATATTAGATACAAGGTTGAGATTGGCTAGTCTATCTCAAAACTGGCAGCAATCTTTTTAATTGTAGAGCAAATTAAACATCAGCTCGCGACATTCGCCTGTTTCCCAGGCTACCTTTTCACAGGGGAAGATTTCAAGCACTACCCCCTCGTGACTCTGTTCCAAAGGGCAAGTTTAAAGCAAGTGGGGTAAAAATAAAATTGGGATTAGGCCTGAAACTTGCCGGACCAAACCTTTTTTTCCTAAGCGGTGTAACGCAGTGGTACCCGGCCTTAAAGTTTCAGAGTCGCGTTTAACTTTCCTGAGACCACCCATTGTATCCCGTTTCGAGTTGGTCTGCCCTGCTACAGAGACAACTCTGAGACAGTGTTGCAAGGCCAAACGTGAATtggcacaaatttttccctCTCTACCTACTGTGACACTTATATTTAGCCTTTTCCACTGACTGAAAATGTAGGCAGGTAACTTCACACATTTGTAGCTTTGAAATCGGAGCAAACAGCGACTTCCCTTTGAATTGGCCTGCTCGTGGCGTTACTTGACCTGCTGTAGTTAAAGTCACATTTACACACCCTGCGGAAAGCGTTGCGGTAGCTGTTGTTCATCCACCCGTACAGGATCGGGTTGACACAGGTGGAGCACATGGCCACGATATGAAACACAGTGAAAAGCAGTTTGAAGTCTTTCAGATCCAGAACACTGCTGTCCATGTCAATGGCCAACTGGACCGCGTGGAACGGCAACCAAGTCACGgcgaacaccaccaccacggtcACCAGCATCTTCGTTGTCTTCCTCTGCCGTCTGTGGCGGTCGTTGCGACCTCCTGGGCTGCTGCTGTGCTTCTTCAACATGCTCCAGATGCGCAGGTAGGCGAAGGAGTTGACCGCCAGGGGGAGCCCGTACTGAACCAGCAGCATGCAGATGCTGTACATCGTTCCGTCCATGCTGCTCACGGGCCACTGCTCGGCGCACACCTTGATGCTCGCGCCGGGCGAGAGGTCCAACGTGAGGTACTCCCGGAAGACGGCGAGCGGGCTGGCGAGCAGGGCGCTGACGGCCCACGTGGCGACGATAACCAGGGCACACATGTCCTTGGACATCTTGGTCTCCAGGTGGTACACGATGCTCCTGTGGCGGTCGAGGGCGATGATGTTGAAGGTGATGGTGGACACGTGCACAGCCATGGCCTGCGCGCACGGCAGCACGAAGCACAGCACGCGGCCGAACTTCCACTCGCCGTAGAGGGTGTGCACGAGTGTGAAAGGGAGGCACAGGGTGTTCATGAACAAGTCGGACACAGCCAGGTTGACGATGAAGAAGTTGGTGACGGTCCGTAACGTTTTGAACTTGAAGACCACGTATATCACCAGCGCGTTGCCCACCACTCCGAACACTATGATGGTGATGTAGGCGAGGATGAGGACCACTTGCACCCCGAACAGCTGGGTGCTGTCCCCCACTCCCGCCAGGTGGCGGTCATCCAGGGCAAGTGGAGTTCCTGCTGAAGAACATTGGTCGCAGGACTCTACGGCGTATTCAGGAGCTTCAATGTGTGTCACATTGTGTGGAGGGACGGACTCCATCGCCATCTGTAGACGTCCCGAGTCATTCATTATTAGGAAGGCGGGCCAGTTGGATGATTACAGAAGTAGGACATCGCTGGGGAAACAAATGAATATGATGTCAATCATTTCCTCTGGAAAAGCATTAGAAGACATCAATAAAACACATAATGGACTGTAATAAACGATAATAAGCCACATGCAACTCTGGAAGTTAGCTAGGGAGAAGATGATTATGGGGATGAAAGCCACAAGGCCCTCGTGATAATGGACGATAGTGATGAGGTTAGAGCGGCACCGATTAGGCCTACATCACAATTTATGACACTGGAATAAATAAGTGGATAAAAGCTTCATGCAAAAGCAAATAGACCTAGATAGTCCTTCATTTGAGTCTTTTAGATAgtattttacttttact
Coding sequences:
- the npy2r gene encoding neuropeptide Y receptor type 2, with product MNDSGRLQMAMESVPPHNVTHIEAPEYAVESCDQCSSAGTPLALDDRHLAGVGDSTQLFGVQVVLILAYITIIVFGVVGNALVIYVVFKFKTLRTVTNFFIVNLAVSDLFMNTLCLPFTLVHTLYGEWKFGRVLCFVLPCAQAMAVHVSTITFNIIALDRHRSIVYHLETKMSKDMCALVIVATWAVSALLASPLAVFREYLTLDLSPGASIKVCAEQWPVSSMDGTMYSICMLLVQYGLPLAVNSFAYLRIWSMLKKHSSSPGGRNDRHRRQRKTTKMLVTVVVVFAVTWLPFHAVQLAIDMDSSVLDLKDFKLLFTVFHIVAMCSTCVNPILYGWMNNSYRNAFRRVCKCDFNYSRSSNATSRPIQREVAVCSDFKATNV